The nucleotide window GGCATAATAATGATGTAGTACGGGTTGTGAGTTTTTCACCAGACGGCCAGCTCTTGGTTTCAGGGAGTAAAGATGGGCCGGTGAAATTATGGAAAGTGGAAAGCGGAGAAGCGTTGTATACGCTTGAAGGGCATGATTATTGGGTGGGGAGTGTGAGTTTCTCGCCAGACGGCCAGTTCTTAGCATCGGGGGGCTGGGGTCGCACTGTGAAGCTGTGGAAAGTAGCAAGCGGAGAAGCGTGGCATACGCTTCAAGAGCATAGTCATTTTGTGACTAGTATGAACTTTTCGCAAAAAGGTGGGCTCCTAGCAGTGGGAACCCAGGATGGGATAGTGACGCTATGGCAAGTGGAAAGTGGGGAAAAATTGCATACGCTTAAAGGGCATAGTGCTAGGGTGATGAGTGTGAGTTTTTCGCCAAACGGCAAGGTCTTAGCGTCAGGGAGTGAGGATCATATGGTAAAGCTGTGGAGAGTGGAAAATGGAGAAGAGTTGCGTACCCTTAAAGGGCATAATGGCTGGGTGGCTAGTGTGAATTTTCGGCCGCCAGATGGTAAATTCCTGGCATCGGGGAGTTGGGACCATACAGTAAAGCTGTGGAGGGTGGAAAGCGGAGAAGAGTATACGCTTGAGGGGCATAGTAATTGGGTGGTTAGTGTGAATTTTTCGCCAAACGGCGAGTTCTTGGCGTCGTGGGATGAGGATGGAATAGTGAAGCTATGGTTGGTAGACACAGGCGAATGTAAGGCGACGCTTTCAGGTTTTGTTGGGTCTATCGATTCAATAGCTTGGCAAGAGTTTCCTAAAAGTGGTATTAAATTGGTTAGCAGGAAGAGCAACGCAGTTCATATTTGGCAAGTGGAACAGGAAGAAAATAGCTGGAAATTCGGTTTATATTGGACCTCATCTCAAAACGAGTTAATTTTAACCGATACGTCTATTCAAGACGCTCAGTGTTTAAGTCCACTTAATGCCCGTTTGCTCAAGCAAAGGGGCGCACAGGGCGAACCTGCGCTAGTGTCCGGAGGGCACAAGCCGGTACTCGTGGCTAGCTTGCCGGGCAATTTAATTGCCTAACATGGAATGTCGGCTCTTTTGTTTGGAGAAAATTCTACTTTCAATCTCTATCAATTTGTGGGGGGATTACCCAGGCAGATAAAATGTTTTGCAGGCAGGATTTTCAACCCTGAGCTGACCAGATTTTGCTTTCAGTTAAGCCATCAGCAGATCTATCAAGAATTATTTCACCGTGATGAAGGGTGAGAACTCGATCCATCTTCAACAATGCTGTCGGCCGGTGGGAGATCATTAGAATTGTATGATGCTCGAGGTGCTGACACAGTTGCTCTAGCAGTTGTTGTTCCAATTTTGGGTCGAGTCCTGATAACGCCTCATCCAATACGAAAATAGGCGCTTGCTTGAGATAGGCTCTAGCTAACGCAATACGCTGTCGTTGCCCACCAGAAAGTTTATAGCCACCTTCACCGACGATCGTATCGTAGCCATTTTCTAAAAATGGAATAAATTCTTCGCATAAACATATTTTAGCGGCTTGGTAAACATCGTCCCGAGATACATTTTCTTTACCAAAGGCAATATTATCGAAGACTGAGCGGTGTAGTAATGAAACATTTTGAGGAACGTACGAAAAAAGCGACATCAATTTTTCAGTCGGCCAATTCCGATAATCCTGTCCGTTTAACAGAATGGTTCCTTTTTGTGGGATATGCAGGCGCAACAATAAATGAACCAGTGAAGTTTTTCCTGCACCTGACTGGCCGGCAATCCCTATTTTTTGACCCGCTGAGATCGTTAGATTTAAGTCCTTGAAAAAGGATTGATCTTGATTAAAGCTAAACTGAAGGCGGTCAAAATGTATTATGCATTTTGAAAAATCAGTCAATGGTGGCATTGCCACTAGATTTGGCATCTGATGCGTGGCTTGCACACCGTAAACAAATGCTAATGCGTCCTGCATCACGCCCATTTCTTTGCAAAACTCAGCAAATTGCAATGAAGTCATCCATACTGATCGACGCACATAAAAACAAATAGCCGTCACGAATGAGAAATCACCAAGGCTAATCCATGATTTTTGCCAACCCACGCCCAAAAAAATCATCATGCTCACCAGTAAAACCCAGGACAATAGGCTACGCAGGCTGTCCGCTCTCCAGGTGATTAATTCGTACTTCCTGGCCGCCTCAGCGTTCTGTCGGCATAAATCATAGAATTTTTTATCGTCTAATCGAGTGCGTGAAAAAGTAAAAAGAGTCATTGCGTTTTGGATTAAATTTCCAACATATCCGATCAAATTACTTTGAATTTTTGATTGTTGATTTGAGGCAACAATACTTGCTCTAAAAAATATCCAGGTTGAAATATTCATTGCCAAAAACCACAGCAAAAATATACTGGAAAAGTATATGTTAATATAAGCTATAAAAATAAGTGAGAAAAAGAATGCTGATACTGTTGGGTAGATTCCATATAAAAATATTCTAGCCATTTTTTCAAAACAATCTGTCAAGTTTCTGTATTTATTAACCAAGTCTCCAGCCAATTGGTTAAAGATAAAATCTAAAGATTTATTATGGATAAACTCAAGCGCCTTGCTTTGAATGTCAGCCTTGATATCTGGCAAAATTTTGATCCAGATTCCATTGCAAATGCGAATGGAGCACTCCAGAATCAATATCAATGCAGCATAAATTAATATTGTTTGTTCAATAATATTTTTTATTTCTTCTTTGTTCAAATTCTTTAATGAGATTTGATCAATAATGAGCTTGATCGCATAAGGTGCAGCCGTCTCGGCCAAGCACCATAACGGAGGGAGCAATAAAAGAAGCGATAAATTGATTTTATAGGGTTTAAGAAATGGCCTAAAAAATCTAATGATCTCCCTCCAGGAAATTGTCATTAAGCTGCCCCCATCGTTAAAGGCTCTTCACCTATTGTGCGGATTGCTGTAAAAATGACTTCAATCTCCGAGATTGAAATTTCTAAATGCGTAATGAGGCGAATTCTCCTTTGATCAAGCGCCAGCACTCGAATCCCTTGCTCATGTAAACGTTGCTCAAAATCAAGTGCGGATAAATAGCGATGTCGAACTTCGAAAATAATAATATTGGTTTGCACCTCCTCCAGGTTTAGGTCCAGGAAAGAAAGCTGGCTCAATAATGTGGCAAGTTGCTTCGTGTGCGCATGTAACTCAGGCAGCTCTTGTAAATGGTGCTTAAGGCCATAGAGACAGCCCGCAGCGAGTATCCCGGCTTGATGTAAGCCGCCTCCTTGCTGAAATTTGTAGTACCAAGCTTCATCGATAAATGCTTGCGTTCCCGCCAAAACAGAGCCCATCGGGGCGCCAAGACATTTTGAGAAATCGATCCAAACAGAATCAAAATGCCGTGCGTAATCAGCGGCTGGAATTTTTGTCTCGGCCACTGCATGGAGTAGACGTGCGCCGTCCATATGCGTTTTGACCTCGTAGTAATGAGCCAGTTGGCATACTCCCTCAATGGTTTTGAGCGGCCAAATCGCTCCTCCTCCCAGATTCGTGGTTTGCTCGATGGATACAATCCGAGGCCGAGCAAGATTGTAGCCGCTTGGCGCGGCAATGATAGATTCAATCTGTTGAGCGGAAAATATACCGCGGACCCCATCGATCACGTAAGGTTGTGCTTGCACTAAGCCGGCGATCAGGCCAGCAGATTTAGTCAGCGGATGGGCGGTCCGATCGAGAATAATCAAATCTCCCGGGCGTTGGCATAGCACGCGGAATGCAATGCCATTACACATCGTGCCAGAAGGTAGAAACATGGCGGCCTCTTTACCCAATAAGGCGCAGACTTTTTCTAGTAATTGATTGACGGTCGGATCCTCACCCGCCACTTCGTTACCGACCTCCGCATCACACATCGCGCGGCGCATCGCTGGCACCGGATCGGTATTCGTATCGCTAAATAGATCTATCCTATATTTTTTCATAGCATCTCTGACAGCCGCTCAATTCGTGCCACCAAGTTGTAGGCTATCGATTGATGAGCGCAATTTTCAGATTTTCTTGAATGACAGAAACCGCCTGGTCAAGTTGCTGTAGCGTAATGGGGCTGTGGATTACCGCCCGAATAACGCCAGGTAACCACGGAAAAAGTAGCACCCCTTGTGCTGCACAACCTTGCAAAAACGCATTCGCATCCTCCACCTTACGATCCAAAGTGAATTGCACCATATTCGTCTCTACCACTTCATCATTAAGTTTGATGCCTGGCACGACTAATAGCCGTTTAGCAAAGTAACGAGCTAACTGATGATCTTCCGCCAAACGCTTAAGGTTATGTTGGAGGGCATAATGTGCGCCAGCCGCTTGCATCCCAATTTGATGCGCACCTCCCCCGAGCCATAAGCGGTAGTGCCGCGCTTTATCAATGGTTTCTTTGCTTCCCATTAACATCGAGCCATAGGGGGCGCCAAGCGACTTTGAAAAACATACCGATAAAGTATTGGTATAGCGGGCATAATCATGCAACGCAATGCCAGTCGCAATATGTGCATTGAATAGCCGCGCCCCATCTAAATGCAGCCGTAGCCCCCTTTGTTGAGTAAGGCTATACACATTTTTTAAGGTCTCAAAGGGAAATAGTTTTCCAGCCCAACTATTAATCGTATTTTCAATACTCACCAATTTCGGCTGCGCAAAGTAAGCATAGCGTTGTTTTGAGTCCAAGGCGGATTCAATATCTGCCGAGCGCAAAATGCCATCTTGTGTGCGGCACGGATTCATCACGACCCCAGCAATCGCGGCCATCGGCGCGCTATCGAAAAAATTGACGTGATAACTAGATTCAGTAATGACCTCATTACCTGGCACTGTTTGCGACATAAAGGCTAAACGATTCGCCATCATGCCGCTGGTGACAAACAGTGCATCTTCGACTCGAAAAAGATGTTTGCAAGCATCTTGCAAGCGGTTAACACTCTCATCTTCGCCATATGCGTCGTCTCCTACCGGAGCTTGGGCCATAACCTTTCGCATCTGCTCACAAGGTCGTGTCACCGTATCGCTTCTAAGGTCTATCATGGTAGATACTTGTCTGTTCCGTTTTAATTTTATTGAGCCATTTTGAGAGCGGTTCCAGTAAGTGAGTCCATAGCTTAGGGTAAACAATACCCTGCGCATCCCCACCATTATGTAAGACAGAGGCTTGCTGTAATATCAATAAATCATCAAGCGATTGCTTGGCGTGGATAAAATCCACGGGGAAAGGAATTTTTTCACGTTGCGTAAGCTTAACGTTCCAAGCCCGAATATAGGTGGCTAAATCGGCTGTTATGGCCTGCTGAAAGCAAGTTTCCAAACCTTGTTTCAGTAGCGCTTCAGTGAGTTGGCCACAATTCCACATACCAAAGTCAGCAGGGATTTTTTCTGGAATATGGGGCGGCGGCTTATAATCTGCTCGGCACCAGCGGGTGACAATCGCAAAACGGAGATGATGAGACTGACTATCCGCACTTCTATGCCAAATACGTGAATCAAATAGAATCGCATCTCCCGCCTGAACCGGTAAATGGATAGAGTTTTTTCTCCACGCTGAGGATCGCGCAACCTTATCGATAAAATTAGGCTGCCAAAAATCAACGGCAGAGGCTATTTCGGCATGATGGCTATAAGGTAAAAATTCCATCACGCCATCATTTTGCGTCACATCATGAAGTGCAAACCATAATGAAAACTCGTAAGGCTGATCGGGTGAATACGAAATATCTTGATGACAAGGGACCGCTCGACTGGCATAAGCCGTTTTGCTAATGATATTTGTTTTTTTTAGCTCGACTTCTTGTCCCATAATTTCATTGAGTCTATTTTTTAGAAATACGTTCGCCCAAGTATGAATACTTTGCGTGACCGGTGAGGGATCCACCCAACGACTCACATTACTTAAATAGCGCTCTATATCGCACCCCACTTCTCTCGCACAGTGATCAATCTGCTCAAAAATCTTCTGATAGATCGATTCTGCTTGATGACGAGGGCAAAGCCTTGGCACCACACTCACGCCTTTTTTTATAAAAGTTTCCTGTATGGTTTCCATCAGATTGTTTAGGCCGCTGCTTGTACGATCAAGCATTGCATCCAGGGGGTAATTGAATGGGTTTCTATTAATTGCAACGCGCTGTCTGATAAGAGATTCTTCCATTCACTTAAAAATCGCAATTTCCCCCCGCTTTCTACCAGCATATTTAAATCCAGCAGGCTGCCATCTGGGCAGTCTTCCGCTAATAACATTTCGAAAATATAGATCTTGCCCTTTTCTAATAAAGCCCGCCGAGCATGAATGAGGATCTGAACCGCTTCCTGGTTAGACCAATAGTGCAATACCCGTGGCAATAGAATCGCGTCCGCTTTTTGTGGCCAGGCTTGCAGAATTGAATGCTCTTGTAAACTATAGCGTTGGGCTGTTTCCGGCGGGAGATTTAAATGCTTGAAAATATAACTCTCGCCAAAGAGGACGGCCTGCTGGTGGGGGTGGTTTTTCAAAAGCTGTTCTAGCCAAATTTTGGCCGCGCGGCCTACACCAATCAATTTTTGATGAAGTGACCAATCTTGAGGCGCCTGCCAGGCAGAAAAATCTTCCAGCGCATAGCCGTCAAGTGCTTGATGATAATTGTGCAGCTGAGCATCGGAGGCCGTCACTTTAAAAGAGGGCAGGGGGATATCGTTGGAGCGCATCGCATCCGGTAACCGCCTCCATGCCTGAGCGTTAACATCCGACCACATACGCGCTGCCGCGGCCAGAAAACTGTGCTCTTGGGGGACTAGCCATTGGCCTTTAACGGTTAGATGCCAATGATTGCCTTCAAAATAAAGTAGATCTAATTCCCACAATGCACGCAATAAACGCTCAACTCGAGGCTTTGGCAGATTTGACATGCTGGCAATCCCTTCACTGGTGCCCGGCAAAAGGTTAAATATTTTGAGTTGCACAGCAGTGGCAAGGGTCTCAGTTCGCCAAAACCCCACCATATCGGCGGATAGTGTTTGCCATGAAAGTGGGGTCGCAGGACGCAACTGCGTAATTTTTTTACCGCTGGTATGGATGATTGCACGTTCGCCATTAGCGCTCTCAACTCTAGCGGCTCCGTTATAAAAAGGCTCAATCATGGTATAACGTTGCGGATAGAGGGCCTTACCCTGTTTGGTGAGATGGAACCATCCGCGCTCATCTTGTGCACGCGCCAATCCCTTATGAAAAATATCTAAATCAAGAAACCAGTTCCCATGCAGTAAGCGTCCTTGCTCATCAATGTGCGTATGTAATCCTTTTTCATTACAAACCACCGCAATGCCATCCTTAAAATCGCCTGCATAGACATATTTCTGGGGATAGACGGCGTTGCCGTTTCGATCAATATGAAAATAAGCGTGCGTTTTATCTTTGACGGGGCATAAACCCTCCTGGAAATTACCACACCACTCGTATCGCGTTGGATAAAGCATTTCACCGTTTGGCGTAATGTGAAACCAACCTTGCGCATCTCTCACCGCCGCTAATCCATCATAAAAACCAAAGGTTTCAATAAAACGATTTAGATAAACAGGATGTCCCTGCATATCAATATGAAAAGCACTGTGCTGATTTCGGGCCGGGGCTAGGCCAGGTTCATGATACTTTAGGACCTGAGAAAAGCGCTGCGAATATAACGGTTTACCTTCTAATACATGAAAAGTTTCGCACGGTGCAATGCTCGTTTCGCGCCACTGTAGCGGATTCATACGGACGCCCTGACAATGGGAATTCCGATCGTGCTTGTCAGCATACTCGTTGTTTTTGCAACGTCGGATTTACGCATATTGCAGCTTTTACACACTGCATGTTGCATATAGTTGGTGGCAAGTGCTTTGTATGATTGACTATTCCAAACGTCATCTAATTTTTGATCCGCCAAACTACCAAAATCACCTAATTTACGCCGGTCCTTATCAGGCGCGCAGCACGGGCTAAAGCGTCCGTCGGCTGCAACCCATGCTTCTTGTCCTAAGAAAGGACATTCTCCGCCAGGCAGTAAATCTTCCATAGCGTTTTCGGATAGTGCATAAATATTATCCAGTTGAATATTTTTACCATTAGGTAATAATTGGGAAGCAGCGACGGTTTGTGCTTGTGTAACGGCTTGATTCCAACGCACAATAGCCTGTGTATTCCGTCGCATCGATAAATCTTTAATTTCAGAAAAATGAGCCCATAAATGGTGCCCTTTAATTCTATCAACGCCTAATTTAATCCCTAGTTGGACAATATCCGCTAATTCATGAAAATTAGTTTCAAGAAACGTTAACTGTAAGGTCACTCGGCAATAATTTTCATGGGAAGAGGCATATTCATCTCGAAGCTGAATAAATTTCTGAAGATTATCCACGACCTTTTCCCATTTTGTACCCAGCATAATTTTTTCTTGAGTTTCTTTATTTGCACCATTCCAAGAAATTTTTACATCTGAAGTGACCGGAAGCAGTAAATTTGCCCATTTATTAACGCCTTTACGCGGGAATGTGCCATTCGTTGTAAGGTTTAATTTAAGATTATAATCATGACACAGATGAATAATATCTTCAAAATATGGATATATCAGTGGTTCGCCCATTGTAGATGGAATAATTTCACGTAAAGGCGTACCTTGTGCTTCAGCCAAAATTTTTTTAATTAGGTCAACCGACATACGCCGTTTCGGAAGACCTGCACTCTTTCTTTCATATTTTGTCGTACTGTATGGTGAATGATCTTCACACATGATGCAGGACAAATTGCAATCATCCGGGTTGGTATCAAAAGTAATACGCCATGGTCCAGGTAATTTATCCATGTCGCCCCTCCTGTGCCAAATAGTTAAAAAAACTTAAATATCGTTGAATTAATGAAGCAACTGCCGGTAAATGAATTCAATATCTTCTGTATGCCTATCTAATGGTGGGATATTTCCATCTTTAGATTGCAGATATCCTCTTGCGCCTAATTTTTTTGAAAAATCAGGTTCATTCACTAACCGTTGCATTTGTTCAGCCAAACTATATGGATTACGATGCTCAAATAACAAGCCATTTTGTTCGTGCTGTATATATTCAGCCATACCACCTGCATCCGCAGTAATCACCGGAACTCTGACCTGCAGTGCCTCATGAATGACAAGTGGAGAGTTTTCTACCCAGATAGAGGGGACGACAATACAGTCAACGTGGTTAAATACCTCTTGTACAATCTGTTCATTACGGTATTCAGAACGCCATTCTATGTTGTCTTGCTTGGCCTGATTTAATTCAGAAACAATAGCGTATAATCCATTTGTATTTTGAGGCCGTGGCCGCCCCCAAATAATTAGCTTACACTCTCCATCTAACAAACCAAAAGCTTGAATTAGATGTTGAATTCCCTTAGCTGGAATGTGTGTGCCAATATACCCAAAGGTAAATATTTTATCTGGAATACGGCAACGATTCTTTAAACGATGGCATGAGAAACCATAATCCAAATAAGTGACCTGGTCTTTTTCTAAGTTAAACTCATTGGTAAAACGATCATATAAGTAATGAGAGGGGGCAATAAAACGATCTACATATTGGCTGATCTCTCGCATATGACGCATACGACGATTGACCCAGTCTGCCCAATAGGCAACGTCAGTTTCCTTTTCAGATACAGCCCCTGAAAAATAACCGGCATAACATCGCTGCGCACATTTCTGATCAACCTGTTCATTACATAGCGCCCATAATTCATCGTGCGGGGCAGGGTTGCGCTGAATAAATTGGCCACGTGGACACATTAACCAATAATCGTGCAAGGTATAAACAATCGGTATCTTCTGTTTGACAATCTCTAAAATCAAAGAGGTTGATAGATGGCTTAAATGACCAATATGAACAATATCAGGTCTAAATTCTAAAAGTAAATTATAAAAAATTTGATCTACCTGTGGAATTTGGTAGCAATAACGGAATTTATCAGATGGAATATTAATAATATTTAATTTGATAGATGGGTTAAGCGTATCGGATGATACTCTTAACCTAAAATCTACAGCAAAAGAATTTTCTTCACGAGTAAAAACACAGACTTCATTTTTTTTTGATAAACCATGGCATAGCAGCTGGCTATACACTTCTGACCCCGCATTATAGAGAGGTGGATATCCATGAATGACTTTTAAGATCTTCATCGCACTGAATAGCACTGATCGACTTCGTCTAATTCCGCTTCCTGCATATATTGCTCAACCAATCTTGCAATCCCATCCTGAAGTGGTATTTTTGCTTTCCAATTTAATAAGCGATGCGCAAGCCTAGGGTTACCCAAAAAACTGGAAACATCAAAGGTACGTGACGGAGCCTCCATATATTTCACTGAATAGTGACTGGCTCTCTTTGCCAGTTCTGCTACTTGCCATAAGGTTGTAGCGCGTCCGCTCGTAAAATGTATGGTGGGCAAATCCATGCAACCCTCTTGTAATTTTTTAATGATTTTGATCAAACCATCCACCACATCATCAATATGTGTAAAATCAAGGATATTATCTTTTCCCTCAATCCGCATCACGCCACCTAATGCAGCTACGCGGCAAAAAGCTGGAATCACTCGATCAACATGATCATCGGCCGATCCATAGACACTTGAAAAACGGACCGTCGCGGTCTGCAAGCCATGTTCCCGGTATTTTGATACTAAATTCTCGGCAAAGAGTTTGGAGCGTGCATAAATATTTAACGGCAATAAATCTGCATCCTCACTAACAGGTAACCGCGTTTGCTGACCGTAGACCTCACGACTACTCGCATAAACAATCCAGGGCTGATTAGATAAGTTTCTAATGGTTTTAAGCATATTATCTGTGCTATTTACATTAATCTCCCAGCAAAGCTTTGGATTTCTTTCACCCCAAATGACCCTGGAAACGGCTGCCAGATGTACGATACCTATACATTGAGCAGCTAACTCTTCAAATCGTTTAGAGTCACGTATATCTCCATACGCTTCATGATGAGTTGGATAGTCAATATCCATTCCAACGACCTGTATTCCAAGTCTTTCTAAACAGCTCTTGAGAGCGTTACCAATGAGTCCCTTGGACCCAGTAATCAAAACTCGATTTTCGATCATTGCCTCACACCCAAAAAATATTTCAAATATTTTCTGCTTAATTTATTACTTGCCACTTAGCTTTTTGTTCGGCTAAATTTTTCTTTTAATTTCTTATACACAGAGTTTGTGTATTCACTCTTAACGGCGAAACTCTCACAAACCACTGGTGAGCACACTGCTTTTAACTGGTGATATTAAAGTAGTTCATCTTCACTAATTGTCAAGGACTGTTTTCATATTTAAACGTGGAGGCAAGCTAGCGAGTGAATGCTGAGCAAGCCTCGAAAGACGCCTGGTGAAGCGTCAATTTGTTGCCGATGAGCCGAATCAGTGGTGGGTAGCGGATGCCACGTTTGTGCCGACTGGGGCTGGTTTTACCTATCCATTTTGAAAGGAAACATTCGCAAAAAAACCACATTCAGCCTGATGACTCTCTACATGACTTAGGTGGTCTGGAGCTTTGCACAATGGATTCTGTTTTGCCTAGGGTTTAGGCCGACTTACACAATAATTTCACATCCATTTACTGTCTGCGAGAGAGAGGGGCAACTTCACCGTTAGACACAGCGTGAGTGCTGCATCTGGTAGATTCTGTTGTGCAATGACATGTCGAGATGTGATATGTTGTTAGCAAACAATATTACGTTGGAGCCGTGTTCATGGTTGGCTCCATGCCTAAAAATTTCCCCAAACCCTTGGAAGGACAATAACTATGGTTACATTCGCACTACCCCCAGCATCTCCTAGTTTAGCTCCATTGACAGTCCCTCTTTCTGCTCAAAATAGGCCTGAGCATTCACTTTCTGCTTACCATGCAAACCATAGCTCATTAGGTAGCCTGCCGTCTTTGATGCCTTCCGCATCGAACAAAACTCAGACCTCATCCGTCAACGCTAGCGACGCTACATTTGTTGAGACAATTTACACAGAATATAAGAAGGAATTGAGCTATCTTGCAGATCTCGATGCTCATGTAACCAATGACGGTGCCAATGAAGGTAATAAAGACGCTACGCTAAGTATCGACGGGCAGGTATTGCCATCCCAGCAACTTGAGGGCCACTCGTATCCAGAATTAAATCGTAGTATTCAAAGTTTACGTGTCTTAGACTGGGTTATCCGCGGTAATGACGATGCCTATAAGGAGTTTATTGGTTCTCAGAATGAACTGAAACTGTCGCGGGAAAGCTTTCAGAAACTTCACGATTTTTATCAAAACCTTGAAACCGTTTATAACGGCAAACATAGGTGGGAACCTGGTGTCTTACGGCGCACTCTAGAAGTTGCACTGGTGATGGGCGATCTTGGAAAATCGACCAAGCTGCGCGACGAACTTCGCCGCTACGAAATTACAGCTGTTGACCACGACGATTTTTATGCGCAGTTAATGGAGTCAGATTCAGCCCTGAAAACCCTTCCGAGCTTTCAAGCATTGCCTAAGCCAGCACAAGAATTGCTTAAAAAGACAGCGGATCTCGCTCATTTCGGCCATATTACTCACCTGGAAGGAGGGGCTCGGATGTTTGCTGGTATAAAAGACGAGCGACTTAAAAATGAACCAGAAGCGTTTGATTTTGCGTGGCTTGTCCATCTGTGTGATGTGGCAGGCGCACTCGGCCATAAATTTGCGCTGGGTTCAAAGGTGCTTAACCAAGCGACGTTCGAGAATATGCAGCTTACCTATGACGCATGCAAGCTTTTAAAGGATCAGAACGGGCGGGCTGCGATTAACTATATTGTGGATACTCGCAGTAAATGGTTGAAAATTAAGGATAATGATCCGGATCGTGAAGTGCTGGCGCGCTTAAGTGCGATGCTGCGTGTGACACCCTTAGATGTAGAGAAAGGGAAGCGGTTGGTGGATGCTTATAACTTACTGCCGGATGAGCTAAAAAATCAGGTCCGCAAGGAATTGAGTATTGCGGCGGCAGATCGCCTACCCCTCACGCCAACCTATGTCCCAGCAATGCTCGTTAATGCTGTTGGTCAGAAGACGGGGGAGGCTTTGCGAAGTGCATTAGAAACAAGCCTAACTCTCCTTTGCAACTCTCTATCTCTATACCGGAAAGGTATCGAGGATGGCTC belongs to Mycoavidus sp. B2-EB and includes:
- a CDS encoding ABC transporter ATP-binding protein gives rise to the protein MAETAAPYAIKLIIDQISLKNLNKEEIKNIIEQTILIYAALILILECSIRICNGIWIKILPDIKADIQSKALEFIHNKSLDFIFNQLAGDLVNKYRNLTDCFEKMARIFLYGIYPTVSAFFFSLIFIAYINIYFSSIFLLWFLAMNISTWIFFRASIVASNQQSKIQSNLIGYVGNLIQNAMTLFTFSRTRLDDKKFYDLCRQNAEAARKYELITWRADSLRSLLSWVLLVSMMIFLGVGWQKSWISLGDFSFVTAICFYVRRSVWMTSLQFAEFCKEMGVMQDALAFVYGVQATHQMPNLVAMPPLTDFSKCIIHFDRLQFSFNQDQSFFKDLNLTISAGQKIGIAGQSGAGKTSLVHLLLRLHIPQKGTILLNGQDYRNWPTEKLMSLFSYVPQNVSLLHRSVFDNIAFGKENVSRDDVYQAAKICLCEEFIPFLENGYDTIVGEGGYKLSGGQRQRIALARAYLKQAPIFVLDEALSGLDPKLEQQLLEQLCQHLEHHTILMISHRPTALLKMDRVLTLHHGEIILDRSADGLTESKIWSAQG
- a CDS encoding low specificity L-threonine aldolase → MKKYRIDLFSDTNTDPVPAMRRAMCDAEVGNEVAGEDPTVNQLLEKVCALLGKEAAMFLPSGTMCNGIAFRVLCQRPGDLIILDRTAHPLTKSAGLIAGLVQAQPYVIDGVRGIFSAQQIESIIAAPSGYNLARPRIVSIEQTTNLGGGAIWPLKTIEGVCQLAHYYEVKTHMDGARLLHAVAETKIPAADYARHFDSVWIDFSKCLGAPMGSVLAGTQAFIDEAWYYKFQQGGGLHQAGILAAGCLYGLKHHLQELPELHAHTKQLATLLSQLSFLDLNLEEVQTNIIIFEVRHRYLSALDFEQRLHEQGIRVLALDQRRIRLITHLEISISEIEVIFTAIRTIGEEPLTMGAA
- a CDS encoding low specificity L-threonine aldolase, yielding MAQAPVGDDAYGEDESVNRLQDACKHLFRVEDALFVTSGMMANRLAFMSQTVPGNEVITESSYHVNFFDSAPMAAIAGVVMNPCRTQDGILRSADIESALDSKQRYAYFAQPKLVSIENTINSWAGKLFPFETLKNVYSLTQQRGLRLHLDGARLFNAHIATGIALHDYARYTNTLSVCFSKSLGAPYGSMLMGSKETIDKARHYRLWLGGGAHQIGMQAAGAHYALQHNLKRLAEDHQLARYFAKRLLVVPGIKLNDEVVETNMVQFTLDRKVEDANAFLQGCAAQGVLLFPWLPGVIRAVIHSPITLQQLDQAVSVIQENLKIALINR
- a CDS encoding phytanoyl-CoA dioxygenase family protein: METIQETFIKKGVSVVPRLCPRHQAESIYQKIFEQIDHCAREVGCDIERYLSNVSRWVDPSPVTQSIHTWANVFLKNRLNEIMGQEVELKKTNIISKTAYASRAVPCHQDISYSPDQPYEFSLWFALHDVTQNDGVMEFLPYSHHAEIASAVDFWQPNFIDKVARSSAWRKNSIHLPVQAGDAILFDSRIWHRSADSQSHHLRFAIVTRWCRADYKPPPHIPEKIPADFGMWNCGQLTEALLKQGLETCFQQAITADLATYIRAWNVKLTQREKIPFPVDFIHAKQSLDDLLILQQASVLHNGGDAQGIVYPKLWTHLLEPLSKWLNKIKTEQTSIYHDRP
- a CDS encoding WG repeat-containing protein; translated protein: MNPLQWRETSIAPCETFHVLEGKPLYSQRFSQVLKYHEPGLAPARNQHSAFHIDMQGHPVYLNRFIETFGFYDGLAAVRDAQGWFHITPNGEMLYPTRYEWCGNFQEGLCPVKDKTHAYFHIDRNGNAVYPQKYVYAGDFKDGIAVVCNEKGLHTHIDEQGRLLHGNWFLDLDIFHKGLARAQDERGWFHLTKQGKALYPQRYTMIEPFYNGAARVESANGERAIIHTSGKKITQLRPATPLSWQTLSADMVGFWRTETLATAVQLKIFNLLPGTSEGIASMSNLPKPRVERLLRALWELDLLYFEGNHWHLTVKGQWLVPQEHSFLAAAARMWSDVNAQAWRRLPDAMRSNDIPLPSFKVTASDAQLHNYHQALDGYALEDFSAWQAPQDWSLHQKLIGVGRAAKIWLEQLLKNHPHQQAVLFGESYIFKHLNLPPETAQRYSLQEHSILQAWPQKADAILLPRVLHYWSNQEAVQILIHARRALLEKGKIYIFEMLLAEDCPDGSLLDLNMLVESGGKLRFLSEWKNLLSDSALQLIETHSITPWMQCLIVQAAA
- a CDS encoding radical SAM protein, yielding MDKLPGPWRITFDTNPDDCNLSCIMCEDHSPYSTTKYERKSAGLPKRRMSVDLIKKILAEAQGTPLREIIPSTMGEPLIYPYFEDIIHLCHDYNLKLNLTTNGTFPRKGVNKWANLLLPVTSDVKISWNGANKETQEKIMLGTKWEKVVDNLQKFIQLRDEYASSHENYCRVTLQLTFLETNFHELADIVQLGIKLGVDRIKGHHLWAHFSEIKDLSMRRNTQAIVRWNQAVTQAQTVAASQLLPNGKNIQLDNIYALSENAMEDLLPGGECPFLGQEAWVAADGRFSPCCAPDKDRRKLGDFGSLADQKLDDVWNSQSYKALATNYMQHAVCKSCNMRKSDVAKTTSMLTSTIGIPIVRASV